GGGCTGCCGCCGCGCCGGCGGAGGAACCGCAGCGACTCCTCCGTCACCGAGCCCGACGTGATCGCCCAATGCCCGCGGGCGTTGTCTTCCTGGAAGGAGTCGACTCCCTGGGCGAACCCGGCCCGAGAGTCGACGTACCAATGGCTCACCACGGCCCCGGTCCGGTAGCCGGCCTCGCGCAGGATCTCCGGGAGGGTCGCGTCGGCCGGCCGCAAGGCCCCCCAATAGGAGACCGCCCCGTGCTGCCGCGGATAAAGCCCGGTGAGGATCGAGCCGAATGCCGGCTTGGTCCAGGGCGCCTGGGAGATGGCGTTCCGGAAGATCGTGCCGCGGCGGGCCAGCGACCGCAGGGAAGGGGTCAGGTCCCGCGTTCCCGGAGGCGGCGGGTCGAGCGAGACGTGATCCCAACGGAGGGTGTCGATGCCGATCAGGACGACGTTCTCCGGGCGGGCGGCGCGCAGCTTGCCGGCGGGAAGACAGCTCACGGCGATCCCGAGCGCGGCGGCGAGCGCCGGACCCGCCGCGAGAAGCAGGCCGGCCGGCCGGAGGCCGGAGGACGCGTGGCGCGACGCCGCCTCCCAGGCGAGCAAGCCGGCCCAGATCGTCATGGCTATCAGAACCGCGGGACGGGACAGAATCGCGTAATCGGAGCGGTGGGGGGCGAAGACGATGCAGGCCGTGAGAGCCGGGAGGGCCGCCAGCACGAGGAAGCGGTGGACGGCGAAAGCGGCGGGCAGCCGCCGGGAGACCGCGAAGAGACCGCCCCAGAGAAACGCCGCTCCCGTCACGAAGAAGATCAGTGAGTTCGAGACGCTGTCACGGCGGAGCGCGTAGACCGCCAGGATCAGCAGCGCTCCCGAGCCGGCGGCGAGAAGAGGGAGGACGGCGCCGGAAGCGAAAGTCGTCCCTTCACGATGGAAGAGCCCGGCCCGGGGGAAGCGCCCGACGACGGCGCGCCCCAGTCCGCGAAGCAGAAGGCACGCCAGGGCGAAAAGGAGCCCGGCGAGCAGGGCCTGGAGAATCGCCTGACGCAGCGTCAACAGCGCGTTGCGGAAAAAGCCGAGGGAAACGTAGCGATTCTCGCCGATGCGCGCCGCGGCGATCGCGAATCCGGCCAGGAGGGAGGTCGAGACGGAGATCAGGACGAGGTCGAGGGTTTCGAATCCCCTTCTTCTGCCCGGCCCCGGATCGTTCATCGGCTCGTCGCGCGCTCCCACGCGCCGGCGGGGCCGTTTCGGCGCGGGAGCAGGGGCGAAACGGCGCGGCGCGCGGCGAGTTTCGCAGGTCGCCTCTTCCCGTGTCAACGAGGGGACGCGGCGCGGCTCCCGGAGTCCTGCGCCGGCAGGCCCGGGACCTCCCGGAAGAAAATCCACAAAGCGGCAGGGACCGCGGTGAAGCTGGCGATCATGGAGAGGACGAAGGCGCTGGAGGAGACGAGGCCGAACTGGCGCATCGGCGGCAGGCCCGACAGCGACAGCGTGAGAAAGCCGCCCGCGTTGATGAGGGTCGCAAACAGAATCGCCCGTCCGGCGATGACCAGGGAATGGCGCAGCGCCTCCTCGGTCCCGGCCGAGCGCCGCTTCTCCTGAAAGTGGTAGAAGAAATGGATCTGATCGTTCTCCGAGGCTCCCAGGACCGTCGAGGCGATGAGAATCGTGGCGACGTTCAGCGGGATGGAGGTCAGCCGCATCACCAGGAACATCACGAGGATGGCGAACAGGGAGGGAATCATCGCCATCAGCCGGGCCGCCGTGCTCCGGAAGACGAGCAGGAACGCCACGAAAATCACCGAGGCCGTCAGCAGGAAGCTCTCGGTCAGCGTGGGCACGAGGTATTCGGCGATCTTCGCCTGCAGCAGCCCCTGGCCGACGACCATCATCCGGCATTCCCCGAGCGCGCGATGGCGCGCCGCCGATATCCTCCAGCTCGCCCGGATGAAGTCCTTGATCTCCTCGACGTGGGCGAAACCCTGCCCGTGATGAACCACCGTCATCCGCGCGTGGCGCAGGGAGCCGACGTCGACGTACGCCCGCAAGGCCGGCTCTCGCAAAAGGAGCTGCTCGAGCTGGGCGGCGAGCCCCTCCCAGGCCGAGGGCTCGTCGCTGAGCCGGTCCCCGTGGCCGGCGACGTAGCTGGACCAGCGCAGGAGCGTCGTCGGGCCCAGGACCGATCCGATCCGGGGATCGGCCTCGAGATTCCGCGCGAACCCTTCGAGCCCCCGCAGCACCTCCGGCTCGACCACCGTCCCTCGGGTCGACTTGATCCAGATCTGGATGACCGAAAGCCCCGAGATCGCTTTTTCGAACCGGCGGGTGTCCCGGTAGATCGGCTCGTTCTTGTCGATGTACGCCAGCGTGTCGGTCTCCGGGCGCATCGGGGCCAGGCGTCCGGGAATCCCCGTCAAGGCCGCCACGCCCGCCAGCATCAAGAAGGCGGTGGCGGGAAGGATGACGCGCCGATAGCGATAGGAGAAGGCGGGAAGCCGGTCGATCAGGCGCAGGACGAGCCGTCCCGCGGAGGTGCGCCGCCGCAGGACGGGAGTCGCGAGGGTCTTTTGCAGGGCGGGGAAGAGCGTGAACACGACGATCCAGGTCATCAGCAGGCCCGCGGCGACCCAGAGGCCCATTTCCCGAATCGGGCGGATGCCCGAGACGGCCAGCGCGCCGAAGCCGATTGCCGTCGCGAAGATCGAGGCGGTGGTCGCGAGGAACTTGTTGGAGAGGGTGAATATCTGGTGCTCGTCGACCGATCCCGCACCGGCGTGCTCGACGAACCGGGATTGGATGTACACGAGCGCGGCGGTCGCGGTGATGAGGATCGTGACCGGCACGAGGGAAGAGACGATGGTGAACGGAAATCCCGCGAGCCGCGCGAACCCGACGGTCAGCGAGACGCACACCAGCAGCGTGACGAGAAAGGCGGCCAGGGTCCTCAGCGAGCGGTAGAGGACGAAATTGATGACGACGACGAAGAGGCCGAAAAGCGGAAAGTACCGGAGGCTGGCCCGGGCGGTCTCCGATTCCAGATAGGCGTCGACGTAGGGGGATCCGACTTTGCGGATCCCCGCCAGAGGGCCCGGCGCCGCTTCCAGCGGAGCGAGCGCCCGATCGATCGCGGCGAGCGTCTCGTTCCGCTGTCGCGCCGTTCGGACGTCGAGATCCACGACGATCCCCAGGAAGTCGGCGCCGGCGAGCCCTTGCTTTCGGAAGAGATCGGTGCCGCTCACGAACCGCCGGAACTCCTCCGGAAACCCGGGGCTCGCGGCGGAGCCGGGGTGAGCCCGGTCGTAGATGTCCAGGGCGGAGGCGCTCCGGACCCGGGGAACCCGCCCGAGGCGATCCTGGATTTCGCGGGCTCTCGAAAGCGCCGCGGGAGAAAAGGGATCCTTCGCCTCCGCGAGCAGAACCACCTGCTCGCCTTCGGCGAAAAGACGCTGGAAAGCGATCGTGTTCCGATAGTCGGGATCGCTCTGCACGATCAGGCGGGCGATGGAATTGTCGTGCGGCACGCGGAGGGCCAGCCCGATCGCGAACGGAACGAGGAGGGCGTAGAGCGCGAAGAACCAACCCCGCATCGCGACGACGCGGCGAAAGAGGGCCTCCAGTCTCGGAGACGAAGATCCCTTCATGGGAGGGGAAGATTACACCACCGTCCCGGCGCTGTCAGGCCGGGAGGCCCGCTGTGCTAGAGTGCGCTTCGCCGCCGCGTCGGCGGCGGACTTGGCACGGGGCAGGCGATGGAGCGCTCAGGACCCGGGCGGCGCGGTCCTCGATTCGATCGGGAGCGGGGATGAAGCCCCCCGGCGCCGGCCTCCCGCCCCGGCCCGACCTCGCCGCGGCGCTGCTGGCGCTCTTCGCCGCCGTGGTCCTGTTTGCCGGGCGGGCGGCGCAGCAAACCGCCGACAGCCTCGATTACGCCCTGTCAGCCCGGACGGGGCGTGAGATCTTCCATCCCCACCACCTTCTGTTCACCCCCATGATCCGGCTCACGCGCCTGCTGGTGGCGCGCGCCGGCGGCGGCGAGGATCCCGTGCTGGCCGGACAGCTTCACAATATCGTCGCGTCGGTCGTCGTCCTGCTCGCCTGCCATGCGATCGTCCGCCGATGGACCGGCTCGTCCTTCGGAGGCGTGGCCGCCGCGCTCTTGCTTCTGGCGTGCCGCGGATTCTGGCTGTATTCGACCCTGGTGGAGGTGTATCTCCCCGCCACGGCCTGCCTCGCGCTGCTGGTCGTTCTCGTGACTCGGGAAGAGCGGCGGCCCTCCGCCGGCCGCGTCCTCGCGGGCGGCGCGTTGTTGGCGCTCGCGGTCCTGTATCACCAGCCCAGCGTGCTCTTTTGCGTCCCGCTCGGATACTGGCTCTTCGTTGCGCCGAGAGGAAAAGGATGGAAGGAAGGGGCCTGGATGCTGGGCATCGCAGGCCTGCTCGCGGCGACGGCCTACCTGCTCGCCTTTCTCGGCCCCGCCGCGCTGCGGGGAGGAGGCGAGAGTCTCGACCCCGGTCCGCCGACGGCGGCGCGCTTCGTCCGCTTCTGCCTCGCCTATGCCTTCCATCCGGTGGCCGGATGGGGGACGGCCCGGAATCTCAGCGTCCTCGGGATAGGCCGCCTGCTGCATAGCCAATTGCGCAACGTCACCACCTTCCCGTGGTCGCTGCGCGCGCTTTTCATTCCGGGAACGGGCGTCTTCCTTCTCCTCCTCGGCGGCTGGCATCTGCGCTCGATTCGCGCCGATCGCCCCCTCAGGAGGCAACGCATCTTCCTGCTCGTCTGGATCGTCTCCTACTACCTCTTCTTTCTCTGGTGGTTTCCGGGAGAGAAGGAGTTCTTCATCACCCCGCTCCTGCCGCTCGCGCTGTTGATCGCGCTGGCGGCCATGGATCTGCGGGATCATTCCGGGGGATGGAGCCGGAGCCGAAGCCGGCTACTGATCCCGTTGAGCCTGCTTCCCGCTCTCCTGCTGGGAGCGTTGAACCTCCGCGGCACGATACTTCCCTATCACCGCTCGCGCGGCCCGGCCTATCGGGAAGCTTCCGATCTCGCCCGCGCGGGGGTGCCGGAGGATTGCTGGCTGTTCGCGGACTACACGGTCGCGGAAAACCTCCGCTACTACTTCGCACGGGAGAAGGCGAGAGAAGGCGTGATGCCTCTTTATCATTTCTATGAGGGGCGCTCTCTTCCGCGCGAGCTCGCGGAAGCCGCCCGAGGCTGCCTCGCCATCGATCTGGAGTACGTGAATCCGGAGTTTTCCGCCGGCGACGTGGACGGGGCCCGCCAGCCGGAACAATGGTTCAGCTACCTGACATGGCTCCTCGGCGCGGAAAGGGTAGGCGGCGGCATGGCGATTCGGTCGTTCAAGATCCTGGACCTTGAAGAGGGGAAGCGATACCTGCTCCTTGCCGCCTCCCGGGAGATCGCGGAGGGCTGGCCCGGCGTCTTCCGGCGCCTCGATGCGGGCCTCCCGGGAAGGAAGGAGGGCGACGGACCGTTCTCGAGATGGCTCGAGAGATTTTCCCGTGTCGTGTCTCGGAAATGACGCAGGCCGTCGGGCCGGGATGGATCGGGGGCCGAATGTAACATGATTTTTGAGACGCGACACTAGGCGGGCCAGGCGAGGCGCCACGCAGCGAGCCGTGATGCATCAAGGCCTCAAGCATGAAGATTCCGGATGCGACACTAACGCGGCGGCGCAGCGGTCTTTTCGGAAAAGCGTCCGGACTCCCAATCCTCCAGCTCCCTGACCGCCTTCTCCAGGCGGCGCGTCGTCTCGGCGGGATCGGCTGCGGGATCGATGCACAGGGGCTCGCCCAGGACGAGGCGCGTCCTGCCCCGTCGCATCCACCGGGCCCCGTCGGGAAGCACTCGCGCCGTTCCTTCCACCCAGGCGGGAACCACCGGCGCGCGCAGCTCGCGGGCCAGAATGCCGATCCCTCCCCGAAACGGCGCGAGACCTCCCTCGGGAACGTGCCTTCCTTCGGGAAAGACGAGCAGCGAGAAGCCGGCGTCCGCCAGCTCTCCCGCGTAACCGAGGCTCTGGCGGAAGCCGGCGGTCTCCGGCAGCGGCCAGGCGCCGAAAAGCAGCTCCACGAGCCGCACCTGCATCGACTCGAGTGCGTAGCGGGTCCGGCCGCCGCCGGTTTCCCCGAAGAAGACGCGGTGGTGGCGCGTCGTCATCGCCGGAGCGATCCTTCCCCTCAGCAGGCGGGGAAGCGTCGCCTTGAAGAGGCCGGTGTCCAGATAGCTCCGATGATTGCAGACGAAGAGGTAGGGCGGGTCGGCCGAGCCGAGCCGTTCGAGTCCGACGACCTCCGGTCTTGCCTGCAGCAGAACGATCGGGCGGAAGACCGCCTCTTCCAGCAAGCGCCTGAACTGATGGAATGGAGAGACTCGTGCCCATCGAGGCATCCGCAAGGCGCCCGGGCGCGGCGGAGAGGGTTTCGCCGACGAAAGGGGCGCTTCGGCGTGCGCGGCTTCCGAGACACGGTCGCCTTCGGGGCGGACCGGGACACGGCCGGCGGCCTGCCGGACCGCCCGCTCCAGATCTCCCACCGTCGCCGAGGCGAGCGCCGCATCTGCCAGGACCACCCCGAATCTCTCTTCCAGCCGCACGCCCAGCTCGACGAGATCGAGGCTCGACAGGCCGAGCGCCTCGACCAGGAGCGTTCCCTCCTCGAGGCGCTCCATCCGGCTGCGGGCCACTTGCGCCACCAGACGGCGAACCTCGGCGGTGAGGCCGAACGCGCCCCCGGCGCCTTGCCCGCCGGGCGCGCGCCGCAGAGCTTCCTCCCGGACGAGGCCCTTCTTCACCTTCCCGGTGGAAGTTCGTGGAAAATCGCTCCCGGCCCAGACGGTGAAATCGCGGACCCTTTGTCTGGGCTGTAGGCGCTCGTTGGCGGCCACCACCGCCTCCTCGGCATGGCAGCCCTGCTCCATCAGAAGGACGGCATGGACGTGCTCCGCGGCCCCCTCCGAGACCCCGAGCACGCAGGCCTCGCGGACGCCCTCGGAGGGGCGGAACGCCGCTTCGACGTCGGCCGGAAAAACGTTCTCTCCTTCGGGAGTGACGATGACGTCCTTGAGCCGCCCGCGGATTCGCAGCCGTCCTTCCGGGTCGAGCTCGCCCACGTCCCCCGTGCGCAGCCATCCGTCGGGGTTCCGCGCCGCGGCCTCTCCGAAGTAGCCTTGAGTCACGTTCGGCCCGCGCACCAGGATCTCCCCTTCGGCGCCCAGGGAGACCTCCTGGATACCGAGCGGCCGGCCGACGCCGCCAGGCCGGCGATCGAATGGATTCGAAATCGACACGATCGGCGCGGTTTCCGTCAGTCCATATCCCTGAATCACGAGATATCCGAGGCTCTCCCAGAATCGCTGGACTTCTTCCGCAAGGGGAGCGCCGCCGGAGACCAGGAGCCGGAACCGGCGCCCGAAGATTCCCGCCAGGCGCGGGAAGAGGAGGGCCTGAATCATGAAAGGCCAGCGCTCGAAGCGGGCCTGGCGCTTCTGAATCTTCTCGAGCGCCCCTTCCTCGCGCAGGAGGCGCCGGACTTCAAGTCCGAGAAGATCGAGAAGCCGGGGAACGGTGAAGAGTCCCCAGGCGCCAAGACGCCGGGCGGCCTCCCGGACCTCCGCGGGCCGCGGCGGGACGAACGCCACGCTGAGACCCATGAACAACGGCAGGAAGACGTTCATCGCCTGGCCGAACATGTGGGACAGGGGAAGCGTGGTGAGAAAGGGAAGCGTGCCGAGGGGGCGAATCCAGCGCTCCCGCCGCTCGAACGCCCTCTCGATCGGAGCGAAGTCGGAGGCGAGGTTGCGGTGAGTGAGCACTACGCCCCGGGGCTGCCCCGTGGTTCCGGAGGTGAACACGATTTCCGCGGTTGAATCGCCCGGGGGATCGGCCCACGAAGGGGAAGAGGCTGCGTCCGGGTCCCCCCAGGAGTCCCACTCGATCCGCCGGCATCCGGGCGGCGGCGAGACGCCGGCAGGCGCCACGAGAAGGCGGCTCTTGCAGCGCCTCGCCACTTCCTCCCGGAACGAGTCGGGGGCCGACTCCTCCAGGGGGACCGCGACGCCGCCGGCGAGAAGGATTCCGGCCAGCGCTTCGACCCAGGAGGGATGGCCGGGGCCCTGAATCAGGACCGGGGCGTCGAGGCCTTCGCGGGCCAGCGTCGCCGCGCAGGACACCATGCGATCGTGGAGACAGGCGTAGGTCCGGCGGCGCCAGCGCACGCCGTCTTTCCAGAAATAGGCGGGTCGATCCGCGAAGCGGCGCAGTCGTGCCAGGCGGGCGCCGAGGGAGGTCAAGGAGGTCTCGGAAGGCAAGCGGATTCTCTCCCGCCGCTATTCTTCCGCACCTCGCGAACGGCAGCAAGGAGGACGGGAGGGCGGCAGGGCCGGGCGCGGCCTCTTCCGGGGGCCGCGGAGCCGCGCGGCCGGACGATCCTTCCCTACCTGCCCGCGGCGAACTTGGAGACCTGGATCGAGTCGTCGATCACCGCGAAGCGCAGCGCCGTGTCTCCCACCCGGATGACGTCCCAATGATTCAGCTTCGATTTTTCGGAGATGCGCTTGCCGTTCAGCCGCGTGCCGTTGGTGCTCGCCAGATCGCGGAGGACGAACGCTTCCGGTCCGTACAATCCGATCTCGGCGTGCTTGCGCGAGACCTTTTCGTCCTCCAGGACGATGTCCGCGCCGGCGCGTCCGATCAGATAGACTCCCCCGGAGGAAAGCGTGTAGACGCGGCCGCTTCCCGGCCCTTCCTCGATCCGGAGGAAGATGCCGGTGGCCGGCGAGATCAGGCCTTCCTTGAGCCGCGGGCGCGCCAAGGCGGAGTCGAGCTTCGTGCTGGCGGCGAATTCCGATTTCTTGTCTCCCATCATCCTCTCCTCATGAAGGTTGAGATTCTCTTCCCTGCGAGGCAGCGGCGCGATCGAAAGACGCTCAGTCCATCCTGAGCGAGACCGGGGCGCCGAGGGATCGTCCCGCGATCATCTTCAGCGTCCGGGTCTCGCCCGACCTGAGGTCGACGACGATCGAATCCTGGAAAGGAGAAGAAGCTCCCTCGGGAAGCACGCGGGCGGCCACTTCGTGCTTGCCGGGCGAGAGCCGAATCCATCCCTCGAAAGTCTCCTGGTCGCGCCCGAGGATCTTGTTGAAGATGCCCTTCCTCGCGGCCGGCGCCAGATGCCGGGAGTAGACCTCACGCCCGTCCACCCGGAGGCTCAGGGTCCCGGCCCCGATGCTGCTGCGGGCGTCCAGCCTCAGGTGAGCGGGCCGGGAGAGATAGAAGTACCCGGTCGCGATGAGCAGAAGCGAGAAGATCGCGGCCGCCCCGAATTTCAACCCCAGGAACCTGCCGCGGCCCTTTGTCGGCTTCCTCCGGTGGGAGGCAGGCTCTGTGGCGCCGGCGGGCGCCGGAGCGGCCTGAGCCCCCTTTCCGGCCAAGTCGGGCGGCGCGGCCGGCGCCGCGGAGGCGCGCCGCTTGCGGCCGGCCTCGCGGAAGGCATCGCGAAACTCAGCGCCGTTCTTGAAGCGCTTTCCCGGATCTTTCGCCAGGGCCTGGTCGAAGAAGTCGTTGAGACGATCCGGAAAGCCGCGAACGCGGCGGGTGATCGGGATCGGCGCGTCGTGGGCGATCGAATAAACCAAGGCGGGAAGATCCTTTCCTTCGAAGGGGCGCTCCCCGCAGAGCGCCTCGTACAGCACCGCCGCCAGCGAAAAGAGATCGCTCCGGCCGTCCAGGTCCCCTCCGCGGATCTGCTCGGGGGACATGTATGCGGGGGAGCCGAGAGACGCTCCCGATTGCGTCAGCTCGGAAGTCGAGAGCCGGGCCACTCCGAAATCGGCGATCTTCGCCGCCCCATCGGGGGCCCGCAGGAGGATGTTCGCGGGCTTGATGTCGCGGTGGATGATTCCGGCCTGGTGCGCGACGTGGAGGGCCTCGGCCAGGAGGGCCCCGAAGCTCATGACCCAGCCCGGCTCGAGCCGATCC
The genomic region above belongs to Candidatus Polarisedimenticolia bacterium and contains:
- a CDS encoding sulfatase encodes the protein MNDPGPGRRRGFETLDLVLISVSTSLLAGFAIAAARIGENRYVSLGFFRNALLTLRQAILQALLAGLLFALACLLLRGLGRAVVGRFPRAGLFHREGTTFASGAVLPLLAAGSGALLILAVYALRRDSVSNSLIFFVTGAAFLWGGLFAVSRRLPAAFAVHRFLVLAALPALTACIVFAPHRSDYAILSRPAVLIAMTIWAGLLAWEAASRHASSGLRPAGLLLAAGPALAAALGIAVSCLPAGKLRAARPENVVLIGIDTLRWDHVSLDPPPPGTRDLTPSLRSLARRGTIFRNAISQAPWTKPAFGSILTGLYPRQHGAVSYWGALRPADATLPEILREAGYRTGAVVSHWYVDSRAGFAQGVDSFQEDNARGHWAITSGSVTEESLRFLRRRGGSPFFLFVHYFDPHFEYRHHPGWSFAHGYRGWLRRDRLSIDNLLKNRHRLSPADVGYLKDLYDEEIAFTDSQIGRLLRELKDQGLDAKTAVVVVGDHGEEFMEHGGLSHTTTLYEEAIHVPLVVALPGTPGAKREVAEVVETRGIFAMLLGYLGIRWSPPPELSGLLARIDPGREGRAAAPRAAVAYSEVWLPDAPLESGTRVQLSSLRGQDWKIIRDHRSGSESLFDLTGDPGERNDRAQTDPGALSRMRDALDALSSEMPGETGRFPRQELNDEMLRELKALGYL
- a CDS encoding AMP-binding protein, with translation MPSETSLTSLGARLARLRRFADRPAYFWKDGVRWRRRTYACLHDRMVSCAATLAREGLDAPVLIQGPGHPSWVEALAGILLAGGVAVPLEESAPDSFREEVARRCKSRLLVAPAGVSPPPGCRRIEWDSWGDPDAASSPSWADPPGDSTAEIVFTSGTTGQPRGVVLTHRNLASDFAPIERAFERRERWIRPLGTLPFLTTLPLSHMFGQAMNVFLPLFMGLSVAFVPPRPAEVREAARRLGAWGLFTVPRLLDLLGLEVRRLLREEGALEKIQKRQARFERWPFMIQALLFPRLAGIFGRRFRLLVSGGAPLAEEVQRFWESLGYLVIQGYGLTETAPIVSISNPFDRRPGGVGRPLGIQEVSLGAEGEILVRGPNVTQGYFGEAAARNPDGWLRTGDVGELDPEGRLRIRGRLKDVIVTPEGENVFPADVEAAFRPSEGVREACVLGVSEGAAEHVHAVLLMEQGCHAEEAVVAANERLQPRQRVRDFTVWAGSDFPRTSTGKVKKGLVREEALRRAPGGQGAGGAFGLTAEVRRLVAQVARSRMERLEEGTLLVEALGLSSLDLVELGVRLEERFGVVLADAALASATVGDLERAVRQAAGRVPVRPEGDRVSEAAHAEAPLSSAKPSPPRPGALRMPRWARVSPFHQFRRLLEEAVFRPIVLLQARPEVVGLERLGSADPPYLFVCNHRSYLDTGLFKATLPRLLRGRIAPAMTTRHHRVFFGETGGGRTRYALESMQVRLVELLFGAWPLPETAGFRQSLGYAGELADAGFSLLVFPEGRHVPEGGLAPFRGGIGILARELRAPVVPAWVEGTARVLPDGARWMRRGRTRLVLGEPLCIDPAADPAETTRRLEKAVRELEDWESGRFSEKTAAPPR
- a CDS encoding serine/threonine-protein kinase, coding for MSRIGRYVIQGEIGRGAMGVVYLAQDPRLQRRVALKTYILPDGISEELIAEFHERFLREAQAAASLSHPGIVTIYDAGDDASLGLSYIAMEYVPGRSLRQVLEQGDRLEPGWVMSFGALLAEALHVAHQAGIIHRDIKPANILLRAPDGAAKIADFGVARLSTSELTQSGASLGSPAYMSPEQIRGGDLDGRSDLFSLAAVLYEALCGERPFEGKDLPALVYSIAHDAPIPITRRVRGFPDRLNDFFDQALAKDPGKRFKNGAEFRDAFREAGRKRRASAAPAAPPDLAGKGAQAAPAPAGATEPASHRRKPTKGRGRFLGLKFGAAAIFSLLLIATGYFYLSRPAHLRLDARSSIGAGTLSLRVDGREVYSRHLAPAARKGIFNKILGRDQETFEGWIRLSPGKHEVAARVLPEGASSPFQDSIVVDLRSGETRTLKMIAGRSLGAPVSLRMD
- a CDS encoding glycosyltransferase family 39 protein, which gives rise to MKPPGAGLPPRPDLAAALLALFAAVVLFAGRAAQQTADSLDYALSARTGREIFHPHHLLFTPMIRLTRLLVARAGGGEDPVLAGQLHNIVASVVVLLACHAIVRRWTGSSFGGVAAALLLLACRGFWLYSTLVEVYLPATACLALLVVLVTREERRPSAGRVLAGGALLALAVLYHQPSVLFCVPLGYWLFVAPRGKGWKEGAWMLGIAGLLAATAYLLAFLGPAALRGGGESLDPGPPTAARFVRFCLAYAFHPVAGWGTARNLSVLGIGRLLHSQLRNVTTFPWSLRALFIPGTGVFLLLLGGWHLRSIRADRPLRRQRIFLLVWIVSYYLFFLWWFPGEKEFFITPLLPLALLIALAAMDLRDHSGGWSRSRSRLLIPLSLLPALLLGALNLRGTILPYHRSRGPAYREASDLARAGVPEDCWLFADYTVAENLRYYFAREKAREGVMPLYHFYEGRSLPRELAEAARGCLAIDLEYVNPEFSAGDVDGARQPEQWFSYLTWLLGAERVGGGMAIRSFKILDLEEGKRYLLLAASREIAEGWPGVFRRLDAGLPGRKEGDGPFSRWLERFSRVVSRK
- a CDS encoding FHA domain-containing protein, coding for MGDKKSEFAASTKLDSALARPRLKEGLISPATGIFLRIEEGPGSGRVYTLSSGGVYLIGRAGADIVLEDEKVSRKHAEIGLYGPEAFVLRDLASTNGTRLNGKRISEKSKLNHWDVIRVGDTALRFAVIDDSIQVSKFAAGR
- a CDS encoding MMPL family transporter; translation: MKGSSSPRLEALFRRVVAMRGWFFALYALLVPFAIGLALRVPHDNSIARLIVQSDPDYRNTIAFQRLFAEGEQVVLLAEAKDPFSPAALSRAREIQDRLGRVPRVRSASALDIYDRAHPGSAASPGFPEEFRRFVSGTDLFRKQGLAGADFLGIVVDLDVRTARQRNETLAAIDRALAPLEAAPGPLAGIRKVGSPYVDAYLESETARASLRYFPLFGLFVVVINFVLYRSLRTLAAFLVTLLVCVSLTVGFARLAGFPFTIVSSLVPVTILITATAALVYIQSRFVEHAGAGSVDEHQIFTLSNKFLATTASIFATAIGFGALAVSGIRPIREMGLWVAAGLLMTWIVVFTLFPALQKTLATPVLRRRTSAGRLVLRLIDRLPAFSYRYRRVILPATAFLMLAGVAALTGIPGRLAPMRPETDTLAYIDKNEPIYRDTRRFEKAISGLSVIQIWIKSTRGTVVEPEVLRGLEGFARNLEADPRIGSVLGPTTLLRWSSYVAGHGDRLSDEPSAWEGLAAQLEQLLLREPALRAYVDVGSLRHARMTVVHHGQGFAHVEEIKDFIRASWRISAARHRALGECRMMVVGQGLLQAKIAEYLVPTLTESFLLTASVIFVAFLLVFRSTAARLMAMIPSLFAILVMFLVMRLTSIPLNVATILIASTVLGASENDQIHFFYHFQEKRRSAGTEEALRHSLVIAGRAILFATLINAGGFLTLSLSGLPPMRQFGLVSSSAFVLSMIASFTAVPAALWIFFREVPGLPAQDSGSRAASPR